From Vibrio tritonius, the proteins below share one genomic window:
- a CDS encoding MarR family winged helix-turn-helix transcriptional regulator, whose protein sequence is MQPLADLNNLLTEFYDKMSSWEQAVVKDTPFSLAQVHTLEVLGSHGAMRMKELANRLGITTGTLTVQVDKLVKAGLIERHSLEGDRRSILVALTDEGQQVFQTHNVLHLQLTEDLTRHFSPEQQQVLSDMLRQMNQEF, encoded by the coding sequence ATGCAGCCATTAGCCGACTTAAATAATTTGCTTACAGAGTTCTATGACAAGATGTCGTCGTGGGAACAAGCGGTCGTGAAAGATACTCCGTTCTCCTTGGCACAAGTGCACACGTTAGAGGTGCTTGGCAGTCACGGCGCTATGCGGATGAAAGAGTTGGCTAATCGTTTGGGTATTACGACGGGAACGTTAACCGTTCAAGTGGATAAACTGGTTAAAGCCGGTCTTATTGAACGTCATTCTTTAGAAGGCGACCGCCGCTCTATTTTGGTTGCGTTGACAGATGAAGGCCAGCAGGTCTTTCAAACACACAATGTGTTGCATCTCCAGTTAACCGAAGATCTCACCCGCCACTTTTCACCTGAGCAGCAGCAAGTATTAAGTGACATGTTGCGCCAGATGAACCAAGAGTTTTAA
- the dmeF gene encoding CDF family Co(II)/Ni(II) efflux transporter DmeF translates to MATTLCSKSHTFSYSNTEGEKQTLYVLLLTVITMTVEITAGSLFGSMALLADGWHMGTHAAAFCITLFALRYSRKNQDSRHYSFGTGKVSVLGGFTSAVGLEIVALLMVVESIHRLFSPQTIEFNEAIFVAVIGLTVNVVSMFLLHDHHDHHDHHDHHDHHDHHEHGHSHAHHHEDHNIKAAYMHVLADALTSVLAIVALIVGKYLGWVWLDPIMGIVGALVITKWAWGLLRQTAPILLDAQVDEKYEQLILAKIVQSGATVQDLHMWKVSANHYAAMMTLVSDNGKDVAFFRHELEEFDKISHLTIEVQPSGR, encoded by the coding sequence ATGGCTACGACTCTTTGTTCGAAATCACATACCTTTTCCTATAGTAATACCGAAGGGGAAAAGCAAACCCTTTATGTCCTGCTTTTAACGGTTATTACCATGACCGTAGAGATAACCGCAGGTTCTCTATTTGGTTCCATGGCGCTGCTGGCCGATGGCTGGCATATGGGCACCCACGCCGCTGCTTTCTGTATTACCCTTTTTGCGTTGCGTTATTCTCGAAAAAACCAGGATTCACGCCACTATTCTTTTGGCACTGGTAAAGTGAGTGTACTGGGGGGCTTCACTAGCGCTGTTGGGTTAGAAATTGTGGCGCTATTGATGGTGGTGGAATCCATTCATCGCTTATTCAGTCCTCAAACTATTGAATTCAATGAGGCGATTTTTGTTGCGGTAATAGGCTTGACGGTCAATGTAGTTAGTATGTTCCTATTGCATGACCATCATGACCATCATGACCATCATGACCATCATGACCATCATGACCATCATGAGCATGGACATTCCCATGCTCACCACCATGAAGACCACAATATTAAAGCGGCTTACATGCATGTCTTGGCTGACGCTTTAACCTCGGTGTTGGCTATTGTTGCTCTGATTGTGGGGAAATATTTAGGTTGGGTATGGCTTGATCCTATTATGGGTATCGTTGGTGCATTAGTCATCACTAAGTGGGCGTGGGGTTTACTACGTCAAACGGCGCCAATATTGCTGGATGCTCAAGTAGATGAAAAATATGAGCAACTTATCCTAGCTAAAATTGTTCAAAGTGGAGCGACCGTGCAAGATCTCCATATGTGGAAAGTGAGTGCTAATCATTATGCAGCGATGATGACGCTGGTTTCTGACAACGGTAAAGATGTCGCCTTTTTTAGACATGAGTTAGAAGAATTTGATAAGATCAGCCACTTAACGATTGAGGTACAGCCATCAGGCAGGTAA
- a CDS encoding RluA family pseudouridine synthase — MQSKNSCFTPFLSDVSAIALPEKFTYPFCYEPHPLCEMAAKQLQQHLLEQSDWSHPFGLDSEGRLDEKNGDYNGKMFGVLVVKNAQGALGFLSAFSGLLADQLIQPGFVPPVYDRLSGATLFRQEADEIAAINQQVKSLEQSQQREHLLRQLARLEKEAQQETEALRLTIIEQRKLRKAERESIAQNSPNSLQEERLAQLARESVAEKRRQQELKAHWLQIHNEVNVKIEAFESQLADLKQERKHRSAKLQQHLFEQYQLLNCSGETKSLLDIFAEFPKLTPPAGSGECAAPKLLQYAFKHQFTPICMAEFWWGKSPKSEIRQHKKYYPACQNKCFPILSHMLKNMTLDDNPLLQNPAQDKEIEILYQDEAIVVVNKPAELLSVPGVHIKDSVATRLTERFSDKEGLFVLHRLDMSTSGLLVFALTKRANKQLQKQFITRQVKKRYVAILSGKVNEQHGEITLPLRGDLNDRPRQIVCLEHGKPALTTWECIAQENDGSSRVYLYPHTGRTHQLRVHCAHSQGLNLPIKGDDLYGTKADRLHLHAEQLSFTHPYTRQPMTFTAKPDF; from the coding sequence ATGCAATCTAAAAACTCTTGTTTCACACCTTTCTTATCTGATGTCTCTGCGATAGCACTACCGGAAAAGTTTACTTATCCATTTTGCTACGAACCGCACCCACTATGTGAAATGGCCGCTAAACAGCTTCAGCAACATTTGCTCGAACAGAGTGATTGGTCGCATCCGTTTGGTTTAGATAGTGAAGGTCGTCTCGATGAGAAAAACGGTGATTACAATGGAAAAATGTTTGGCGTATTAGTGGTAAAAAACGCGCAAGGTGCACTGGGTTTTTTGTCTGCTTTTTCTGGACTACTCGCCGATCAACTCATTCAACCAGGATTTGTTCCGCCCGTTTACGATCGACTCTCTGGAGCAACGCTATTTCGTCAAGAGGCAGACGAAATCGCTGCAATTAATCAGCAAGTGAAATCTTTAGAGCAAAGCCAACAGCGTGAACATCTTCTGCGCCAGCTAGCAAGGTTAGAAAAAGAGGCTCAACAAGAAACTGAAGCTCTACGCCTCACCATTATTGAGCAACGAAAACTTCGTAAGGCTGAACGAGAATCCATTGCACAAAATAGCCCCAATTCCCTTCAGGAAGAACGCTTAGCGCAATTGGCACGTGAAAGTGTCGCAGAGAAACGTCGCCAACAAGAGCTTAAAGCTCATTGGTTGCAGATACACAATGAAGTGAATGTTAAGATCGAAGCATTTGAAAGCCAACTAGCCGATCTGAAGCAAGAGCGCAAGCATCGCTCGGCAAAACTTCAACAACATCTTTTTGAGCAATATCAACTACTAAATTGCTCTGGAGAAACCAAATCATTACTGGATATTTTTGCTGAGTTCCCCAAATTGACACCACCGGCGGGTTCTGGAGAATGCGCAGCCCCCAAACTGCTGCAGTATGCCTTTAAGCATCAATTTACGCCTATTTGCATGGCTGAGTTTTGGTGGGGTAAATCGCCAAAATCTGAAATTCGTCAGCACAAAAAATACTATCCAGCTTGCCAGAACAAGTGTTTTCCTATTCTTTCTCATATGCTTAAAAACATGACTCTGGACGATAACCCATTACTGCAAAATCCAGCGCAAGATAAAGAAATTGAAATCCTCTATCAAGATGAAGCGATTGTTGTCGTCAACAAACCAGCCGAACTACTTTCCGTTCCTGGCGTTCACATCAAAGACTCAGTAGCAACTCGTCTGACGGAGCGATTTTCCGATAAAGAAGGGCTATTTGTGTTACATCGCCTCGACATGTCAACTTCAGGTTTACTGGTATTTGCACTGACTAAACGAGCCAATAAACAACTGCAAAAACAGTTCATTACAAGACAAGTGAAAAAACGCTACGTTGCGATTCTTAGCGGGAAAGTCAACGAACAACACGGCGAAATTACTCTACCGTTGAGAGGTGATTTAAACGATCGACCACGTCAAATTGTCTGTTTAGAACACGGTAAGCCGGCACTAACCACCTGGGAATGTATCGCTCAAGAAAATGATGGCAGCAGCCGTGTTTATCTTTATCCTCATACCGGCCGAACCCATCAATTGAGAGTACACTGTGCACATAGTCAGGGGCTCAATTTACCAATCAAAGGTGACGACCTATATGGAACAAAAGCTGATCGCCTCCATTTACATGCGGAGCAGCTTAGCTTTACTCATCCATATACTCGACAACCGATGACTTTTACCGCCAAGCCCGACTTCTAA
- a CDS encoding TetR/AcrR family transcriptional regulator produces MNSKTLDTRQHILDVGYQLVAKKGFTGMGLAELLKNADVPKGSFYHYFQSKEQFGEALLEDYFARYVEKIDALFYHSDGNFYQRIMRYWHYWAEHNSNQCDQGQCLVVKLAGEVTDLSEPMRLVFLKGTNKIIAMLADCIEHGIKAGDISPLDSNVMAERLYDLWLGASLLNKIRQDDSSLQLALQTTEQWLNGN; encoded by the coding sequence ATGAACAGTAAAACACTCGATACTCGACAACATATCCTCGACGTGGGCTATCAGCTTGTCGCGAAAAAAGGATTCACCGGGATGGGACTGGCAGAACTCTTAAAGAATGCCGATGTACCCAAGGGATCCTTTTATCATTATTTTCAATCTAAAGAACAATTTGGCGAAGCTTTGTTAGAAGATTACTTCGCTCGCTATGTTGAAAAAATCGATGCCCTGTTTTACCACTCGGATGGCAATTTCTATCAACGCATCATGCGCTACTGGCATTACTGGGCTGAACACAACAGTAATCAATGTGATCAAGGGCAGTGCTTAGTCGTCAAGTTAGCAGGTGAAGTCACGGATCTCTCCGAGCCAATGCGGTTAGTCTTTCTAAAAGGGACCAATAAGATTATTGCTATGCTTGCTGATTGCATCGAACATGGCATAAAAGCCGGAGATATCAGCCCATTAGATAGCAATGTGATGGCCGAGCGACTGTATGATTTATGGCTTGGAGCAAGCTTACTTAATAAAATTCGTCAGGATGATTCCAGTTTGCAACTCGCGCTACAAACCACTGAGCAATGGCTCAACGGTAACTAA
- a CDS encoding NADP-dependent oxidoreductase, whose product MSSIQNQRIVLASRPVGAPTQANFRLESAPVRDLKEGEVLLRTIYLSLDPYMRGRMSDAESYAAGVELNHTMVGGTVCQVEQSQNGDFAVGEWVLSYSGWQGYSISNGEGLLKLGNNPEQPSYALGILGMPGFTAYMGLLDIGAPQEGETIVVAAATGAVGATVGQIGKLKGCRVVGIAGGEEKCRYATEVLGFDACIDHKSPTFAQDLATACNKGIDVYFENVGGKVFDAVMPLLNAKARIPLCGLVSQYNATSLPEGPDRSSKLMGLLLIKRIKVQGFIIFDDYGHRYPEFAQQMGQWVEEGKIQYKEQMVEGLAAAPDAFIGLLEGKNFGKLVVKINQPIEA is encoded by the coding sequence ATGAGCAGTATTCAAAATCAACGCATCGTTTTAGCATCTCGCCCTGTTGGTGCTCCAACTCAAGCTAACTTTCGTCTCGAATCAGCTCCGGTGCGTGATCTAAAAGAAGGTGAAGTTCTTTTAAGAACCATCTACTTATCGCTTGACCCTTATATGCGTGGCCGCATGAGTGATGCTGAGTCTTATGCAGCAGGTGTTGAACTCAACCATACCATGGTCGGCGGTACGGTATGTCAGGTTGAACAGTCCCAAAATGGCGATTTTGCGGTTGGTGAATGGGTGTTGTCTTACTCAGGTTGGCAAGGGTATTCAATCTCTAATGGTGAAGGATTATTGAAATTAGGTAACAACCCAGAACAGCCGTCTTACGCGTTAGGCATTCTCGGTATGCCAGGCTTTACCGCTTATATGGGATTACTCGATATTGGTGCCCCACAAGAAGGTGAAACCATTGTGGTGGCAGCTGCTACTGGAGCTGTCGGCGCCACCGTGGGACAAATAGGCAAACTAAAAGGTTGTCGCGTGGTTGGTATCGCAGGTGGTGAAGAGAAGTGCCGTTACGCGACAGAAGTGTTAGGTTTTGACGCGTGCATTGACCACAAGTCTCCTACTTTCGCACAGGATTTGGCGACAGCATGTAATAAAGGAATCGATGTTTACTTCGAAAACGTCGGCGGAAAAGTATTTGATGCAGTGATGCCTTTACTTAATGCTAAAGCACGTATTCCTCTTTGTGGTTTGGTGTCTCAATACAACGCCACCAGCCTACCAGAAGGCCCAGACCGCTCATCTAAACTCATGGGCTTACTGCTGATTAAGCGCATAAAAGTGCAAGGATTTATCATTTTTGATGATTATGGCCATCGTTACCCAGAGTTTGCCCAACAAATGGGACAATGGGTTGAAGAAGGAAAAATCCAATACAAAGAGCAAATGGTTGAAGGCTTAGCTGCCGCACCTGATGCTTTTATCGGCCTATTGGAAGGAAAAAACTTTGGCAAATTGGTCGTTAAAATTAACCAACCTATCGAGGCTTAA
- a CDS encoding glutathione S-transferase family protein, with product MITLHHLNKSRSKRIIWLLEELGIDYSIKAYQRDSQTQLAPAELRAIHPLGKSPVIDEDGFVLAESGAITEYLIDQYAGDKLAPSRGTQDYALYLQWMHFAESSAMVPLLLKIFLAKDGSPTQFLDKYSQIELEKVVGYLNQELQDKTYLVANKLTGADIMMSFIPEVLSQLGQLDSYPNLKRYYVNLAALPLFQKANQLEAQYDQNVA from the coding sequence ATGATAACCCTACATCACCTTAATAAATCTCGCTCTAAACGCATTATCTGGTTACTTGAAGAATTAGGGATTGATTACTCAATTAAAGCCTACCAACGCGATAGCCAAACCCAACTTGCCCCTGCAGAACTGCGTGCGATTCACCCATTGGGAAAATCTCCGGTGATTGATGAAGACGGTTTTGTTTTAGCAGAGTCTGGGGCGATTACAGAGTATCTCATCGACCAGTATGCTGGCGATAAACTTGCTCCCTCGCGCGGCACACAAGACTACGCGCTCTATTTACAATGGATGCACTTTGCCGAAAGCTCGGCCATGGTACCGCTACTGTTAAAAATATTTTTGGCGAAAGATGGTTCCCCAACTCAATTTCTCGACAAGTACTCACAAATCGAATTAGAAAAAGTGGTTGGCTACTTAAACCAAGAGCTTCAAGACAAAACTTATCTTGTCGCCAACAAGTTAACTGGGGCTGATATTATGATGTCCTTCATTCCTGAAGTATTATCGCAGCTCGGACAACTCGATAGTTACCCTAACTTGAAACGTTACTATGTGAATCTGGCGGCATTACCATTGTTCCAAAAAGCCAACCAACTGGAAGCACAATACGACCAAAACGTGGCTTAA